The following proteins are co-located in the bacterium genome:
- a CDS encoding alginate lyase family protein, whose translation MDRELHRRHWNVLFLLIAFHYSAFTQSLQHGEGDQDLPAGADFSGPSSISSGLPSAGLASTGIWTNSAELKLLPMQGPAWKNLKYIANQPAGTPDLSNQDDPVNVKIMAKALVYARTGETRLRAEVIAGCMAAIGTEKGGRTLALGRELAAYVIAADLVKLPAAEDQRFRAWLVETLAENLSGKTLRSTHEERPNNWGTHAGASRAAVAVYLGDQAELQRCAQVFKGWLGDRNAYAGFSFGDLSWQADPSRPVGINPKGARKDGKPVDGVLPDDQRRGGDFCWPPPQENYVYEALQGALVQAVILHRAGYEVWNWQDQALLRAYQWLHQQADFAATGDDNWQPHVINYYYGTHFPAPTPANPGKNVGWTDWTHGSAAQSPTAIEERSVLPPRGFVLEQNYPNPFTATVGATQINYEVDAATTVSVAIFNVMGQHLRTLFNGEAQPGRHTVSWDGRGKDGSAVPNGLYVYRLHAGNQTIAKTLMLAR comes from the coding sequence ATGGATCGTGAACTTCACCGCAGGCACTGGAACGTTTTGTTCCTCCTCATTGCATTTCATTACAGCGCATTCACGCAATCACTGCAACATGGCGAAGGGGATCAGGACTTGCCGGCGGGAGCGGATTTCTCCGGCCCCAGCAGCATCAGCAGCGGCCTTCCTTCTGCCGGCCTGGCAAGCACCGGCATTTGGACGAACAGCGCCGAGCTCAAGCTGCTGCCGATGCAAGGCCCGGCATGGAAAAATCTCAAATACATTGCGAACCAGCCGGCCGGCACGCCGGATCTGTCGAATCAAGATGATCCGGTGAACGTGAAAATCATGGCCAAGGCCCTGGTCTATGCCCGCACCGGCGAAACGCGCTTGCGCGCCGAAGTGATCGCGGGCTGCATGGCGGCCATTGGCACGGAAAAAGGCGGCCGCACGCTTGCGCTCGGCCGCGAGCTGGCCGCTTACGTGATTGCAGCGGATTTGGTCAAACTCCCGGCCGCCGAAGACCAACGCTTCCGCGCCTGGCTGGTGGAGACGCTGGCCGAGAATCTCTCCGGCAAGACGCTGCGTTCCACCCACGAAGAACGGCCCAACAACTGGGGCACGCATGCCGGTGCCAGCCGTGCGGCGGTGGCGGTCTATCTCGGTGATCAAGCCGAACTGCAGCGTTGCGCGCAAGTCTTCAAAGGCTGGCTGGGCGACCGGAATGCTTATGCCGGATTCAGCTTTGGTGACCTCTCCTGGCAGGCGGATCCCAGTCGGCCGGTGGGCATCAATCCCAAGGGCGCACGCAAAGACGGCAAACCCGTGGATGGCGTGCTGCCCGATGATCAACGCCGCGGCGGGGATTTTTGCTGGCCGCCGCCGCAGGAGAACTATGTGTATGAAGCCTTGCAAGGCGCGCTGGTGCAGGCCGTGATTCTGCATCGCGCCGGCTACGAGGTGTGGAATTGGCAAGACCAGGCCCTGCTGCGCGCGTATCAATGGCTGCATCAACAGGCCGATTTTGCCGCCACCGGTGATGACAACTGGCAGCCGCATGTGATCAATTACTATTACGGCACGCACTTCCCTGCGCCCACGCCCGCCAATCCCGGCAAGAATGTGGGCTGGACCGACTGGACGCACGGCAGCGCGGCGCAGTCACCCACAGCCATAGAAGAACGCAGCGTGTTACCGCCCCGCGGTTTCGTGCTCGAACAAAATTATCCCAATCCTTTCACCGCAACCGTGGGCGCAACTCAAATCAACTATGAAGTGGACGCGGCCACCACGGTCTCCGTGGCGATTTTCAATGTCATGGGACAACACCTGCGCACTTTGTTCAATGGGGAGGCACAACCGGGCCGGCACACGGTCTCGTGGGACGGCCGCGGCAAAGATGGCTCGGCCGTGCCAAACGGGCTTTATGTCTATCGCCTGCATGCCGGCAACCAGACCATTGCCAAAACGCTGATGCTCGCACGCTGA
- the nrfH gene encoding cytochrome c nitrite reductase small subunit, producing the protein MNRLRISLLVLSVLLGLLLGMGGYTFYYARGASYLSNDPRACVNCHIMREQYDGWQKASHHAFATCNDCHVPHSFIPKYFTKLENGFWHAKGFTLQDFHEPIRLRRRSQAVLQQNCLYCHREFVSEVVAGAAHDGEEINCVQCHKRVGHGPSQ; encoded by the coding sequence ATGAATCGACTGCGCATCTCGTTGCTGGTGTTGAGTGTCTTGCTGGGGTTGCTGTTGGGGATGGGCGGATATACATTTTACTATGCGCGCGGTGCCTCTTATCTCTCCAATGATCCGCGCGCGTGTGTGAATTGCCACATCATGCGTGAGCAATATGACGGCTGGCAGAAGGCGAGCCACCATGCCTTTGCCACCTGCAACGATTGCCACGTACCGCATTCCTTCATTCCCAAGTACTTCACCAAACTGGAAAACGGCTTTTGGCATGCAAAGGGTTTCACCCTGCAGGATTTCCACGAGCCGATCCGCCTGCGCCGCCGCAGCCAGGCAGTGCTGCAGCAGAACTGCCTGTATTGCCACCGCGAATTCGTCAGTGAAGTCGTGGCCGGCGCAGCGCACGACGGCGAGGAAATCAATTGCGTGCAATGCCATAAGCGCGTGGGCCACGGCCCCTCACAATGA
- a CDS encoding ammonia-forming cytochrome c nitrite reductase subunit c552, with the protein MNGSSQPASRKPGRMIYGLAIGVVALATAAVMLLMENIAQRKEEGKQHIFRVVEIDEDTIDPAVWGKNYPRQYDSYKRTVDIERTRHGGSEAFQKLDEDPRWREIFKGYAFGLDYREERGHAYMLSDQDETERVKAVPQPGACLHCHSAVIPAYLQAGAQAGAATRSEQIMKGFEIVCGMPYSEARKMVTAPITCGDCHDPTSMQLRVTRPGFLNGIRALAASEQPVPHLPSIERWRQDGRKGDYDPNLLATRQEMRSFVCGQCHVEYYFKGEGKLLTYPWHRGNRVEQIEQYYDEMGFKDWTHAASGAPVLKAQHPEFEMWSQGIHAASGVACADCHMPYKREGAIKVSDHHVRSPLLNVASACQTCHHFTETEIKARAEAIQDRTKALMTRTEEAVVALIAALQKARAAGVPEASLQRAQALQRKAQWRLDFVAAENSMGFHAPQEVARILGEAIDFARQGEIALLEQSVAAR; encoded by the coding sequence ATGAATGGATCTTCCCAACCTGCTTCCCGCAAGCCCGGCCGCATGATTTACGGCCTGGCGATCGGCGTGGTGGCGCTCGCCACGGCGGCGGTGATGCTGCTGATGGAGAACATCGCGCAGCGCAAGGAAGAGGGCAAGCAGCACATCTTTCGCGTGGTGGAAATCGACGAAGACACCATCGACCCGGCGGTGTGGGGCAAGAACTACCCGCGCCAGTATGACAGCTACAAACGCACGGTTGACATCGAACGCACCCGCCACGGCGGCAGTGAAGCCTTCCAAAAACTCGATGAGGATCCGCGCTGGCGTGAAATCTTCAAGGGCTATGCTTTCGGCCTCGATTACCGCGAGGAACGCGGCCATGCCTACATGCTGTCGGACCAGGACGAGACCGAGCGCGTAAAGGCGGTGCCGCAACCCGGCGCCTGTTTGCATTGCCACTCCGCGGTGATCCCCGCCTATCTGCAAGCCGGCGCGCAGGCGGGCGCGGCAACCCGTTCAGAACAGATCATGAAGGGCTTCGAGATCGTCTGCGGCATGCCCTATTCCGAGGCGCGCAAGATGGTGACCGCGCCGATTACCTGCGGTGATTGCCATGATCCCACCAGCATGCAGTTGCGCGTGACGCGACCGGGCTTTCTCAACGGTATCCGCGCGTTGGCGGCCAGCGAGCAGCCAGTGCCCCATCTGCCCAGCATCGAGCGCTGGCGCCAGGACGGCCGCAAGGGCGATTACGATCCCAACCTGCTCGCCACGCGTCAGGAAATGCGCTCGTTCGTGTGCGGCCAGTGCCACGTCGAATACTATTTCAAGGGCGAAGGCAAGCTGTTGACTTATCCCTGGCACAGGGGCAACCGCGTCGAGCAAATCGAGCAATACTATGACGAGATGGGATTCAAAGACTGGACGCACGCCGCCAGCGGCGCGCCGGTGTTGAAGGCGCAGCATCCCGAGTTCGAGATGTGGAGCCAGGGCATTCACGCGGCCAGCGGCGTGGCCTGCGCCGATTGCCACATGCCCTACAAGCGCGAAGGCGCCATCAAGGTCAGCGATCATCACGTGCGCAGTCCGCTGCTCAATGTGGCGAGCGCCTGCCAGACCTGCCATCATTTTACCGAGACCGAAATCAAAGCGCGCGCGGAAGCGATTCAGGATCGCACCAAGGCGCTGATGACGCGCACCGAGGAAGCGGTGGTGGCCCTGATTGCGGCCTTGCAGAAGGCGCGCGCGGCCGGCGTGCCGGAAGCAAGCCTGCAACGCGCGCAGGCGCTGCAGCGGAAAGCGCAATGGCGTCTGGATTTTGTCGCGGCGGAAAACTCCATGGGTTTTCACGCGCCGCAGGAAGTGGCCCGCATTCTGGGTGAGGCCATCGACTTTGCCCGCCAGGGAGAAATTGCCCTGTTGGAGCAGAGCGTGGCCGCGCGCTGA
- a CDS encoding amidohydrolase, with product MKQTVHTMTRPAVRSLLVAAGMLVAAGFLPARGQDPTMSFEEYEPAAMLVVPAHPVTRAKYPFIDIHNHQANMPTQDLRPLVAEMDKLNLAVMVNLSGRGFKRSVNADSSVTYGIHDGEYLKAAVENANRTAPGRFLVFTNVDFTGIGSPGWSERAVKELAQDVRNGAAGLKIYKSLGLEVTDTSGKRVPVDDPRLDPIWEKCAELKIPVLIHSGDPAAFWLPHDRFNERWLELKQFPERYRHGREPAWEQVMAEHFNLMRRHPRTVFISAHMGWLASDLARLGKLLDEIPNLYTEIGAIIYDPGRQPRFAREWFIKYQDRVMFGKDIWAPEEYHVYFRVLETADEYFDYYRKRHAFWKLYGLELPDEVLKKIYYKNALRLLPGIAAARFPQ from the coding sequence ATGAAACAAACGGTTCACACGATGACCCGGCCGGCTGTGCGGTCACTGCTGGTGGCCGCCGGCATGTTGGTGGCCGCGGGTTTTCTGCCCGCGCGCGGCCAGGATCCAACCATGTCGTTTGAAGAGTATGAGCCGGCCGCGATGCTGGTGGTGCCGGCGCATCCGGTCACGCGGGCCAAGTATCCATTCATCGACATCCACAATCATCAAGCCAACATGCCGACGCAGGATTTGCGGCCGCTGGTGGCCGAGATGGACAAGCTCAACCTGGCGGTGATGGTTAATCTCAGCGGCCGCGGTTTCAAACGCAGCGTGAATGCCGACAGCTCGGTCACCTACGGCATTCATGATGGCGAATATCTCAAGGCCGCCGTGGAAAACGCCAACCGCACGGCGCCCGGCCGCTTCCTGGTTTTCACCAACGTGGATTTCACCGGCATCGGCAGCCCCGGCTGGAGCGAGCGAGCCGTCAAAGAGCTGGCGCAAGACGTCCGCAACGGCGCGGCCGGATTGAAAATCTACAAGAGTCTGGGATTGGAGGTGACCGACACCAGTGGCAAGCGCGTGCCGGTGGATGATCCGCGCCTCGATCCCATTTGGGAAAAATGCGCCGAGCTGAAGATTCCGGTGTTGATTCATTCCGGTGATCCCGCCGCGTTTTGGCTGCCGCACGATCGTTTCAACGAACGCTGGCTGGAGCTCAAGCAGTTTCCCGAGCGCTATCGCCACGGCCGTGAGCCTGCGTGGGAGCAGGTGATGGCCGAGCATTTCAATCTCATGCGCCGGCATCCGCGCACCGTTTTCATCAGCGCGCACATGGGCTGGCTCGCCAGTGACCTGGCTCGTCTCGGCAAGCTGCTCGATGAAATTCCCAATCTCTACACCGAGATCGGCGCCATCATCTACGATCCCGGCCGCCAGCCGCGCTTCGCCCGCGAGTGGTTTATCAAGTATCAAGATCGGGTGATGTTCGGCAAGGATATTTGGGCGCCGGAGGAGTACCACGTCTATTTTCGCGTGCTCGAAACCGCCGACGAGTATTTCGACTACTATCGCAAGCGCCATGCTTTTTGGAAGCTGTATGGCCTGGAGCTGCCCGATGAGGTGCTAAAGAAGATCTACTACAAGAATGCCCTGCGCCTGCTGCCCGGCATCGCGGCGGCGCGATTTCCGCAGTAG
- a CDS encoding TonB-dependent receptor, translated as MPQGRLSLRTSAGVYDEPYYPEWKWTERTLRFNRQDVSYSRQAGKLGFRFSAGRSESTGDRQNRHYQRWNATGKLIWGFASNTEITLFGAYARDRRGEFVWSDLGNPYLVPNATGGRPEDFAEFRLKLDAYTLYGQWRQRVNDWLEFKLRTSFVRQLTGNQFRVSGDFEPAQGPGADFQIRSQIDSTVSFALGVEYKYDFAEQRQIGRHFAYTVSPYFQQDWQPTPGWKVNLGVRFDQYYLLPGPERYTKTVFNPIKNRFERIDIANPLPDGLEQQYLSPQLGTSYELTSATVFHASLGRGIRIPVLGERFLQFNIPIPFRPNAEIATERSFSVEAGVRQRLGEVVNLEVTAFSNRYTDLIEPVFVPEGANFYAILVNIPQAKVEGIEASSRFRFWRNRLGLDANATWTNPVITAVEKDPKIPVTFQEGDLLSYRPRVTGYLSPSLTLGGWALEADYSFASRLLREQVQIFKDDQRVPKRQLDMRMLYSWNNITAHVAVRNLLRYNYYQVERNINEVRNFSAGLRWDY; from the coding sequence ATGCCGCAAGGCCGCTTGAGCCTGCGCACCAGCGCCGGCGTTTATGACGAGCCTTACTATCCCGAGTGGAAATGGACCGAACGCACACTGCGCTTCAACCGCCAGGATGTGAGCTATTCGCGCCAGGCCGGCAAGCTCGGGTTTCGTTTTTCCGCGGGCCGTTCCGAGTCCACCGGCGACCGGCAGAACCGCCATTACCAGCGCTGGAACGCCACCGGCAAATTGATCTGGGGATTCGCGAGCAATACCGAGATCACTCTGTTCGGCGCCTATGCGCGCGACCGGCGCGGTGAGTTCGTGTGGTCGGATCTCGGCAATCCTTATCTCGTGCCCAACGCCACCGGCGGCCGGCCCGAGGATTTTGCCGAGTTTCGCCTGAAGCTGGACGCTTACACGCTCTACGGCCAGTGGCGCCAGCGCGTGAATGACTGGCTGGAATTCAAGCTGCGCACTTCCTTCGTGCGGCAATTGACCGGCAACCAGTTCCGCGTCTCCGGCGATTTCGAGCCGGCGCAAGGCCCGGGCGCAGATTTCCAAATCCGCAGCCAGATCGACAGCACGGTGAGCTTCGCGCTCGGCGTCGAGTACAAATACGACTTCGCCGAGCAGCGGCAAATCGGCCGCCACTTTGCCTACACCGTTTCGCCCTATTTTCAACAAGACTGGCAACCCACGCCGGGCTGGAAGGTCAACCTGGGAGTGCGGTTCGACCAGTATTATTTGCTGCCCGGCCCGGAACGTTACACCAAAACCGTTTTCAATCCCATCAAGAATCGCTTCGAGCGCATCGACATTGCCAATCCGCTGCCGGACGGGTTGGAGCAACAATATCTGAGTCCGCAGCTCGGCACGAGTTACGAATTGACTTCTGCCACCGTCTTTCATGCCTCGCTCGGCCGCGGCATTCGCATCCCGGTGTTGGGCGAGCGTTTCCTGCAATTCAACATTCCCATTCCCTTTCGCCCCAATGCGGAGATCGCCACCGAGCGCTCTTTTTCCGTGGAAGCCGGCGTGCGCCAGCGGCTGGGAGAGGTGGTCAATCTCGAAGTCACCGCCTTCTCCAACCGCTACACCGATTTGATCGAGCCGGTGTTTGTGCCGGAAGGCGCCAACTTCTACGCGATCCTGGTGAACATCCCCCAAGCCAAGGTCGAAGGCATCGAAGCTTCCAGCCGGTTTCGTTTTTGGCGGAATCGCCTGGGGCTGGACGCGAACGCGACCTGGACCAATCCCGTCATCACGGCGGTGGAAAAGGATCCGAAGATTCCCGTCACGTTTCAAGAGGGGGACTTGCTGAGTTATCGCCCGCGCGTGACGGGTTACCTTTCGCCATCGCTCACGCTGGGCGGGTGGGCGCTGGAAGCCGACTACAGTTTTGCCTCGCGGCTGCTGCGCGAGCAGGTGCAGATTTTCAAGGACGATCAGCGCGTGCCCAAGCGGCAACTGGACATGCGCATGCTGTATTCCTGGAACAATATCACTGCCCATGTGGCCGTGCGCAATCTGCTGCGCTACAACTATTATCAAGTCGAACGCAACATCAACGAAGTGCGTAATTTCTCCGCCGGGCTGCGCTGGGATTACTGA